In one window of Leptospira sp. GIMC2001 DNA:
- a CDS encoding HI0074 family nucleotidyltransferase substrate-binding subunit: MSLDLSPFYKSLQSLENSLGDYKLAYESDKKNFLITLQAGVIQNFEVTYELAWKFIKRWLEVNISPNITMGITKKELYRLAGENGLIDNVEDWFEYHKVRNETVHTYDREVASRAFDITTKFLKSAELLRKSLELRND, translated from the coding sequence ATGAGTTTAGATCTTAGTCCTTTCTATAAATCTCTACAGAGTCTAGAAAATAGTCTAGGGGATTATAAGCTTGCCTATGAAAGTGATAAGAAAAATTTCCTGATTACATTACAGGCGGGCGTTATACAAAATTTTGAAGTAACATATGAATTGGCGTGGAAATTTATTAAGCGATGGCTTGAAGTAAATATTAGCCCGAATATTACTATGGGGATTACCAAAAAAGAATTATATAGGTTAGCGGGTGAGAATGGTTTGATCGACAATGTTGAAGATTGGTTTGAATATCATAAAGTCCGCAATGAAACTGTGCATACCTACGACAGGGAAGTAGCATCTAGAGCTTTCGATATTACAACAAAATTTTTAAAATCAGCAGAATTGCTGAGAAAAAGTCTAGAATTGAGAAATGATTAA
- the fcl gene encoding GDP-L-fucose synthase yields MKTDSKIYIAGHRGLVGSALKRVLEKEGYTNILGKTRQELDLTEQSEVNAFFKMERPEYVFLSAAKVGGIHANNSYPAEFIFSNIQIQNNIIDACYKFGVKKLVFLGSSCIYPKFAKQPMDESQLLDGKLEPTNEPYAVAKIAGIVMCQSYNRQYGTNYISVMPTNLYGPNDNYHPENSHVLPALLKRIHEAKINNSPEVVIWGTGKPLREFLYSDDMARACLFLMKNYDVTADSKGGEHVNIGSGIEVSIKELAETIQRVVQYPGKLNFDLTKPDGTPRKLLDVSKLHRMGWKHEVELEEGITNAYKDFLENGGVER; encoded by the coding sequence ATGAAAACTGATTCTAAAATTTATATAGCAGGTCATCGCGGGCTTGTTGGTTCCGCTTTAAAACGGGTTCTTGAAAAAGAAGGTTACACCAATATCCTTGGTAAGACTAGACAAGAACTGGATCTAACCGAACAATCCGAAGTCAATGCATTCTTCAAAATGGAACGTCCTGAATATGTATTCTTATCTGCGGCTAAAGTAGGTGGGATACATGCAAACAATTCCTATCCTGCAGAATTCATTTTCTCCAATATTCAGATTCAAAACAATATCATTGACGCATGTTATAAATTTGGGGTAAAAAAATTAGTCTTTTTAGGTTCATCTTGTATCTATCCTAAATTTGCCAAGCAACCTATGGACGAAAGTCAATTATTGGATGGCAAATTAGAACCAACTAATGAACCATATGCTGTCGCAAAAATTGCAGGAATTGTAATGTGTCAGTCTTACAATCGCCAGTACGGAACGAACTATATTTCTGTCATGCCAACCAATCTTTATGGACCAAATGATAATTACCACCCAGAGAATTCACATGTCTTACCAGCACTTCTGAAGCGGATTCATGAGGCAAAAATTAACAATTCACCTGAGGTTGTTATATGGGGGACGGGTAAGCCATTGCGTGAATTTCTTTATTCCGATGATATGGCAAGAGCTTGTTTATTCTTAATGAAAAACTATGATGTGACGGCTGATTCAAAGGGTGGCGAGCATGTGAATATTGGATCAGGCATTGAAGTCTCCATAAAAGAATTAGCCGAAACCATTCAAAGAGTCGTTCAATATCCTGGAAAGCTAAACTTTGATCTAACTAAGCCAGACGGAACCCCTAGAAAATTGCTTGATGTATCTAAACTCCATCGAATGGGCTGGAAGCATGAGGTTGAATTGGAAGAGGGAATTACCAATGCCTACAAGGACTTTCTTGAAAATGGTGGAGTTGAGAGATAG
- a CDS encoding nucleotidyltransferase domain-containing protein — MKKSLTSEEVSTISNYFSKNSQILAIYLMGSAARESLKPGSDIDLGILPIDGEEVSSSDLMKFIGDLGYELGFDFDLGILGSRNLVYSKEAIFKGRCIFTKDEIATKKKINTLLSMYYNFQFERRDVLNAYRVR; from the coding sequence ATGAAAAAATCTCTAACATCCGAGGAAGTTTCCACAATTTCTAATTACTTTTCCAAAAATTCGCAAATACTGGCCATTTATTTAATGGGATCTGCAGCTCGTGAATCATTAAAACCTGGAAGTGATATAGATCTAGGTATTTTGCCAATTGACGGGGAAGAAGTTAGTTCAAGCGATCTTATGAAATTTATTGGTGACTTGGGATATGAATTGGGATTTGATTTTGATTTAGGAATTCTTGGATCAAGAAATCTTGTATATTCTAAAGAAGCTATCTTTAAGGGAAGATGTATTTTTACAAAAGATGAGATTGCAACAAAAAAGAAAATTAACACTCTTTTATCCATGTATTACAATTTTCAATTTGAACGTAGAGACGTTTTAAATGCCTATAGAGTCAGATGA
- the hepT gene encoding type VII toxin-antitoxin system HepT family RNase toxin: MPIESDDIISNKVSIIQRAISRALAEFRKNPEFTSYTELDALILNLERACQAAIDLAMHLIAEKQWGVPQSSADAFRILESKSSISKDTAKSLISMVGFRNIAIHEYQKLNLDIVSQIMKVDYLVFQRFCDELGFAIKFEDLN, translated from the coding sequence ATGCCTATAGAGTCAGATGATATTATTTCTAATAAAGTTAGTATAATACAAAGAGCAATCAGTAGAGCTCTTGCAGAGTTTAGGAAAAATCCAGAATTCACAAGTTATACAGAGTTAGATGCACTAATTTTAAATTTAGAGCGTGCTTGTCAGGCAGCAATTGATCTGGCAATGCATCTAATTGCGGAAAAGCAGTGGGGAGTTCCTCAGTCTAGCGCCGACGCTTTTAGAATTCTTGAATCTAAATCATCGATTAGTAAAGATACAGCAAAATCCCTTATTTCTATGGTCGGATTTAGAAATATAGCCATTCACGAATATCAAAAACTAAACTTGGATATTGTATCGCAAATTATGAAGGTAGATTATCTAGTTTTTCAGAGATTTTGCGATGAGCTTGGATTTGCTATAAAATTCGAAGATTTAAACTAA
- a CDS encoding nucleotidyl transferase AbiEii/AbiGii toxin family protein, which translates to MNESEKFYLESLYPLQDGVLSSIRKSTTPFFLTGGTALSRAYLNHRYSDDLDFFVNSDNDFIIHVEQCLSQLLDDEYIWNEKKFIKTKDFCQYFIYTNHKPDVVLKVDFVNDIASHFGGILETELFIKTDSVRNILSNKISALFRLAAKDVVDLVYLAANYSFHWSDIINEAREKDSGIEATVVSEILKTFPVKKLDEINWVVKPNNERFMLNLMQMAKDCIEVKANSLYIQ; encoded by the coding sequence TTGAACGAATCAGAAAAATTTTATCTGGAGAGCCTGTATCCCCTTCAAGATGGGGTGCTGAGTTCCATAAGGAAATCAACAACACCATTTTTTCTAACCGGTGGTACCGCTCTCAGTCGCGCATATTTAAACCATCGCTATAGTGATGACTTAGATTTCTTTGTAAATTCAGATAATGATTTTATTATACATGTCGAACAATGTCTTAGTCAATTATTAGATGATGAATATATTTGGAATGAAAAAAAATTTATAAAAACTAAAGACTTTTGCCAGTATTTTATTTATACAAATCACAAGCCTGATGTTGTTTTGAAAGTGGATTTTGTTAATGATATAGCTAGTCATTTTGGTGGAATTCTAGAAACTGAATTATTTATTAAAACAGATTCAGTGCGAAATATCTTAAGCAATAAAATATCCGCTTTGTTTCGATTGGCCGCAAAAGATGTAGTAGATTTGGTTTATCTTGCTGCTAATTATAGTTTTCATTGGTCAGATATTATAAATGAAGCTAGAGAAAAGGACAGTGGAATCGAAGCAACTGTAGTTTCGGAAATTCTAAAAACTTTTCCAGTTAAGAAGTTGGATGAAATAAATTGGGTTGTAAAACCAAATAATGAACGATTCATGTTGAACCTTATGCAGATGGCGAAAGATTGCATTGAAGTGAAGGCGAATAGTTTGTATATTCAATAG
- a CDS encoding NAD(P)/FAD-dependent oxidoreductase has protein sequence MVSVVVGSGIIGSWIALQLAEANEEVYVFEKSENAGDGISGRNSGVLHSGIYYDSNSLKSKFCLRGYDLAIPFFQNHNVPFSVCGKVITSGLGETKQAEQDKELEIEKLLENGRNLDIRDIEIKRNPGNIWKHVEGTLALWIPKTGVVDVSSYLKALWKACEDKGVFFLKNKKISVDKGQVYSIDSTTQKREDIQADHFINACGLHSDDLIEQSGQFGYEIRPNKGEYFRLKKTLPYQTLIYPLPMKNSTALGVHYTFHLGGEAYAGPNSNWAESKEDYRIQTPREVYYQSLRNILNYYKEDDLTEGYVGLRPRLFYKNEAIKDFKIIQESNWIHLLGIESPGLTSAPAIAEEVVRLVTK, from the coding sequence TTGGTAAGCGTAGTCGTTGGTTCGGGAATTATTGGATCATGGATTGCATTGCAATTGGCTGAAGCAAACGAAGAAGTTTATGTTTTTGAAAAATCTGAGAATGCTGGAGATGGAATCAGCGGAAGAAACTCTGGTGTTTTGCATTCAGGGATATACTACGATTCCAATTCTTTAAAGTCTAAGTTTTGCCTGCGAGGATATGATTTAGCAATTCCTTTTTTTCAGAATCATAATGTACCTTTTTCAGTATGCGGTAAGGTAATTACTTCTGGCTTGGGTGAAACAAAGCAAGCAGAACAAGATAAAGAACTAGAAATCGAAAAGCTTCTTGAAAATGGAAGAAATTTAGATATTCGTGATATTGAAATTAAGAGAAATCCGGGAAATATTTGGAAGCATGTCGAAGGAACTCTCGCACTATGGATACCTAAAACCGGTGTAGTTGATGTATCTAGTTATCTAAAAGCTCTATGGAAAGCATGTGAAGATAAGGGAGTTTTTTTTCTAAAGAATAAAAAAATATCCGTTGATAAAGGTCAAGTCTATTCTATAGATAGCACGACTCAAAAACGAGAAGACATTCAAGCAGATCACTTTATAAATGCTTGCGGATTGCATTCAGATGATCTGATTGAGCAATCAGGTCAATTTGGATACGAAATACGTCCCAATAAAGGTGAGTACTTTCGTCTCAAGAAAACACTGCCTTATCAAACTCTAATCTATCCATTGCCTATGAAAAATTCAACTGCATTGGGTGTGCACTATACTTTTCATTTGGGTGGTGAAGCTTATGCTGGACCGAATTCAAATTGGGCTGAATCGAAAGAAGACTATAGAATTCAAACTCCTCGCGAAGTCTACTACCAATCTTTAAGAAATATATTGAATTATTATAAAGAAGATGATTTAACTGAAGGTTATGTAGGACTGCGTCCTAGACTTTTTTATAAAAATGAAGCAATCAAGGATTTTAAAATAATTCAAGAATCTAATTGGATTCATCTTTTGGGAATTGAAAGTCCTGGTCTAACATCTGCTCCAGCAATTGCTGAGGAAGTTGTTAGATTGGTGACGAAATAA